Genomic segment of Sebastes umbrosus isolate fSebUmb1 chromosome 22, fSebUmb1.pri, whole genome shotgun sequence:
AGAAACATTCAATTGCGAGTTTTTATTACGCAGTTTGGTTTGAGTTTCATGGTGCACGCTGCAGATAACAGTGATGttaactctgtctgtctgtctctctgtctctctctctctctctgtctgtctgtctgtctgtctgtctgtctgtctgtctgtctgtctctctctctctctgtctgtctctctgtctctgtctctctctctgtctctctctctctctctctctgtctgtctgtctgtctgtctgtctgtctctctctgtctgtctgtctctctgtctgtctctctctgtctgtctgtctgtctgtctgtctgtctgtctctctgtctctctgtctgtctctctctctctctctctgtctgtatgtctctctgtctctctctctgtctgtctctctgtctctctctctctctgtctgtctgtctctctctctgtctgtctgtctctctgtctctctgtgtatcTCCCAGCTCGTGTGGAGGCCGGTCAGCGGCGTGTGTTGGATGAAGCCACCAGACAGAGGAGACTGAccagacagctggaagctctgGAGAAAGACaacttccaggtgtgaatgttgTCTCCGTCCATGAAGACACCTTTAACTATCTGAACCTGCTGATGATGAACCGGATGTCTCTTCATCATCACAGCTGTTCAGGTCACTTTAAAGGAAGTGTctcagtgttgttgttattgttgttgttgttgtgtgtttccaGGACGACCCTCTGTCCTCCCTGCCTCCCCCAGGTCCTACTGCCCGCCTGCCCGCCTTCAGTGAGACCGAAGAACCAGGTGAGATTAAAGGCTCAACTATTAGCATccctttactgaaggatagttaactacagacacacagagatttatacgccctcagttCATCTctacagcgctgccgttggccaccTAACTAGCCAGTTTAACCAGTTTAACCAGTTTAAACACGGTATTAATATTTCTCcttcttctgtgtctctgtgcgtccagagaagaagaggaggaagacgaggggCGACCACTTCAAGCAGCGTTTCAGGAAGAACTTCACGacgctgctggaggaggaggtgtgttcTTTATCTCTGTCAGACGTCAGCGGGGTCAACGCAGTCAGCTGACTCCGTCTCTgatctctgctctctgattggtagAACCTGTCtgatctctgctctctgctctctgatctCTGATTGGTAGAACCTGTCGGAGCGGCCGGAGCCCAACTACCTGTCAGCGGAGGCCCCGCCCTCCTCTCTTCCCCCCCGACACTTCTGCTGCGTCTGTGGCTTCCCCTCCCACTACACCTGCACCACCTGTGGGGGGCGCtactgcagcagcaggtgtctgtgcacacacagggagaccaggtacacacacacacacacacacacacacacgtctgccTGTCCAGCCTTGTGAGGACCCGCGGTAACATACTGCATTACCGAGCCCTGAACCAGAACCTCTGATCTGAACCGTCACTCAGTCCTCACTAATGTCCTCACTAATGTCCTCACTAATGTCcccactttgcaaaaatgtaaaactggTCCTCATGAAGACGGACGTGTTGACGGTGAAGATGGACTTTGGTCTCGGGATGTGTCTCTAGtattcatcatgtttttattgGACAGGCTGACGCTGTAAAGCAGCGCTGTGTCTCTCTGGACTTTGGTCTCGTCACGTGGACACGTCTCACCGTCCAGAGTGGAGTCTGTCATAGATGTGATGTGGATGAAAGTTCTGGTAGAGGACCTTTGAGTTGACGGTAATACACGGTttgtcctctgtgtgtctgcaggtgtCTGAAGTGGACGCTCTAAAGGCCGCCTCGTCAccgtggtgatggtgatgatgatgatgatgaaggtgctGCCTGATCTCTGAGGtgtacagacagacagttagcttagcttagcataaagactggaaacagatggaaacagctagcctggctccgtaTCTGATGTGTTCATCAGTCCGGTGAAAGGATGAGGAGCTAAGATGCTAACGTGAGCTGCTTTATTTTGTACGTGCACATCTGTCAGCCAGATGTTGAACCGTGTTTGTAAATAATGAATAGAGTTGATCTGGTTTCAtcttttattaaagaaaaatcAACTTTACTGGTTTCATGTTCAAACAATCATTTCAGATAAAGAAGAGAGACAATGTGAGcgtatacatacatgtatatatatgtatatacatatacatatgtatatacatatatatatatatacatacatacatatatatagagtgtttctctgtttaacagtatttatatataaaacacttaaacctgctttataatataacagacataaaaatgtcactttttacaatctGGGACCTTTAAACCAGAATATGTGAACtataaatacatcatttatGGATGAattggggggggtggggggggtggggtaAAAGTCCAGCTGACTCCagctctctccttctttttccttcctggtatccatggcaacagtgtcattaaaacatgttaataattaatgtggACTTTTGAGTCGTGTGTTTTACATGAAGTTTTCTctcaaagcaaacacacacacacacacacacacacactcacacacacacacagtgtaataacagtgtgtgtggggggggggtaaaGCGAGGTAGAGTTGGACAGACTTTGTCTTCAGGAAGTCGCCGTCCAGCCGCCACGCCGCCGCCGGCTGCAGCTTCCTGCCGTCGTTGAGGAGAACGGAGAGTTTGTGTCTCAGCAGGACGCTGACGGTTCCTCTCAGACCTCAGATCTACAGCCGGGATCCAGCTGTTGAGGCCCCGCCTCCTctgatcactgattattgattgatgTAGCTGCGGGTATTGATTCTGAACTCAGGTACCGAACTTCAATATTCCATGTCtgttgattaataataataatgatgatgtgaAGACCAGAGCTAATAACAGTATACATGTCTTTACAGCTCCTCCCACTGCAGACCTTCATCATGAAGTCTTCATcaccaccttcatcatcatcatcatcatcagtatctTCTACCTCAGAcattcagctcctctcctcttcgtctcctcctcctcgtcctcctcgtcctcctcgtctctctctgaGGAGTCCAGAACTTCAAGCAGAGTTCCTACAAGGTGAGAAATCTGTTTCCTCTCTTCAGATTAATGATTACTGACAGAaccgagacagagagagacaaagacgaCCTCAAAGAGACAAAGACGACctcaaagagacaaaaaacaaccgcagagacacaaaacgaccacagagACGTTCTCTTCCTATCTTCCGTCTCATTCTTGTCTTTTTGTTTCCAGAGTGTTGGAACAAATTTCCGTCTGACCGTGACGTCGCTGAATCCAGCGCTGTCGCCTCGGCAacctcccccccctctcctctgccctccccctcttcctcctcctcctcctcatcatcctcgTCTCCGTCCTGCTACGACAGCAGACGAGGTGAGCTGGACGTCCTGTTATAGGAGATGAAACACGACGTTTCTACAGAATCAGCTGAGGATGAAACTGAACGCTTTTTGTCTCTTGTGTTTGTCGGCAGctcgtctgtctctgtctctgtccagcCCGGAGCTGCTGTCAGAGCTGAGACAGTCGAGGACACGCAGCCTCCGACGTGTCCCCGCACAGAACGGACTGACCACTGTCTTCTGTGGACgaggaagacgaggaagaggaggagaggtgagcAGAGGATATTATTATCTCATTGAATAATGGTCCATAAATCCAGTCAGAAATCTGAAGTGTGAATGAAGCGGTGAGCTGATCAGCTGACGATCAGCTGACGTTAAACTacagatctgatctgatctcttcttcttctcctcctcctcttcctccaggccCCTGACTCCGCCTCCTCCACaccatcagccaatcagaaggcTTCACACTGACCGTCTCAGTGGCACCGTCGGTTCATTACAACACGGCTGATCAGAACCACTGATGTGACgtttcctgtttttattctgagaggaacaataaatattaataaacgtCACGtcagaatcaatattttgttttattgtaacGACGTAATAATCTGCAGTTTGAACATTAAAAGAacttgattaaaatattaatatataaccttaaagtaaatggacttggacttatttagcgcttttctagtcttccaaccactcaaagctctttacactacatgtgagcattcacccattcacacacacattcatacacacattcatacactgatatcAGAGGCTACTAAGGAGCCAAccttgcccatcaggatctaatctaaatactgattcacacacaccaatggctctgccttcgggagcaatttggggttaagtgtcttgctcaaggacacatcgacatgtgaccctgagcagccggggatcgagcact
This window contains:
- the znhit1 gene encoding zinc finger HIT domain-containing protein 1; protein product: MVLEKKASARVEAGQRRVLDEATRQRRLTRQLEALEKDNFQDDPLSSLPPPGPTARLPAFSETEEPEKKRRKTRGDHFKQRFRKNFTTLLEEENLSERPEPNYLSAEAPPSSLPPRHFCCVCGFPSHYTCTTCGGRYCSSRCLCTHRETRCLKWTL
- the LOC119481795 gene encoding putative protein TPRXL — protein: MKSSSPPSSSSSSSVSSTSDIQLLSSSSPPPRPPRPPRLSLRSPELQAEFLQECWNKFPSDRDVAESSAVASATSPPSPLPSPSSSSSSSSSSSPSCYDSRRARLSLSLSSPELLSELRQSRTRSLRRVPAQNGLTTVFCGRGRRGRGGEAPDSASSTPSANQKASH